In a genomic window of Hyphomonas sp.:
- a CDS encoding aldehyde dehydrogenase family protein — protein sequence MKEYKQFYIDGAWVDPVEPRTMEVENPATEESFAVISIGSKADVDKAVAAAKAAFPSFSQTSVEYRAELLEKIAAGIKARMPEMAEAISSEMGAPMWLANAAQVPAGMGHFATMAAILREYQFEELKGTTLLRKEPIGVCGFITPWNWPLNQIACKVAPAIAAGCTMVLKPSEIAPLDAMILTEIMHEAGVPKGVFNLVNGDGPGVGASLSAHPDVDMMSFTGSTRAGVLVAQAAAPTVKRVAQELGGKSPNIILPSADLEKAVGGGVMQMMTNSGQSCNAPSRMFVQKDQQEQAMAIAKAAAESVKVMMPGEATPGAIGPISNGNQYQKVQDLIQKGIEEGATLVAGGPGRPEGFNKGYFARPTVFANVTNDMTIAREEIFGPVLVMIPYEDVDHAVEMANDTVYGLAGYVQGPEDEARKVANRIRAGQIQVNGARPDFTAPFGGYGQSGNGREWGEYGFEEFLEIKAVMGYKAA from the coding sequence ATGAAAGAATACAAGCAATTCTACATTGATGGCGCATGGGTGGACCCCGTGGAGCCGCGCACGATGGAAGTCGAGAATCCGGCGACCGAGGAAAGCTTTGCGGTCATCTCCATCGGGTCGAAGGCGGATGTCGACAAGGCCGTGGCCGCGGCCAAGGCCGCATTCCCGTCCTTCTCCCAGACCAGCGTCGAATATCGCGCGGAGCTGCTGGAGAAGATTGCCGCTGGAATCAAGGCGCGCATGCCGGAAATGGCCGAGGCGATCTCCAGCGAAATGGGTGCCCCGATGTGGCTGGCCAATGCCGCCCAGGTGCCGGCTGGTATGGGCCACTTCGCGACGATGGCGGCCATCTTGCGCGAGTATCAATTCGAGGAACTGAAAGGCACCACGCTGCTTCGCAAGGAGCCGATCGGTGTCTGTGGCTTCATCACGCCCTGGAACTGGCCGCTCAACCAGATCGCCTGCAAGGTGGCCCCGGCCATCGCGGCTGGCTGTACCATGGTGCTGAAACCGTCCGAAATCGCCCCGCTCGATGCGATGATCCTGACGGAGATCATGCATGAGGCCGGTGTGCCGAAAGGCGTGTTTAACCTCGTCAATGGCGACGGTCCGGGCGTTGGCGCTTCACTTTCCGCGCACCCGGATGTCGACATGATGAGCTTCACAGGCTCCACCCGCGCCGGCGTGCTGGTGGCCCAGGCGGCCGCGCCGACCGTCAAGCGCGTCGCTCAGGAACTGGGCGGCAAGAGCCCGAACATCATCCTGCCTTCGGCTGACCTCGAAAAGGCCGTGGGCGGCGGCGTCATGCAGATGATGACCAATTCGGGCCAGTCCTGTAACGCCCCGTCCCGCATGTTCGTGCAGAAAGACCAGCAGGAACAGGCCATGGCCATCGCCAAGGCCGCTGCGGAATCGGTCAAGGTGATGATGCCGGGTGAGGCAACGCCGGGTGCCATCGGTCCGATTTCGAATGGCAACCAGTATCAGAAGGTGCAGGATCTCATCCAGAAGGGGATCGAGGAAGGCGCGACCCTGGTCGCAGGGGGTCCCGGTCGCCCGGAAGGCTTCAACAAGGGCTATTTCGCCCGTCCGACCGTGTTCGCGAACGTCACCAATGACATGACCATCGCCCGCGAGGAAATCTTCGGGCCCGTGCTCGTGATGATCCCGTACGAGGATGTCGACCATGCGGTCGAGATGGCCAATGACACGGTCTATGGCCTCGCTGGCTACGTCCAGGGACCGGAAGACGAGGCCCGCAAGGTCGCCAATCGCATCCGCGCCGGCCAGATCCAGGTCAATGGCGCCCGCCCTGACTTCACGGCGCCCTTTGGTGGGTATGGCCAGTCCGGCAATGGCCGCGAATGGGGTGAGTATGGCTTCGAGGAATTCCTCGAAATCAAGGCCGTCATGGGCTACAAGGCTGCCTGA
- a CDS encoding multidrug effflux MFS transporter, producing the protein MPDSEMPSSQPRIVTGAHGRSVPGRTEMVIMVAALMALNALAIDIMLPALGEIAASLGLSDSAPGDANRQQMIVFAYILGFGAPQLFWGPVSDRFGRRLPLFISLSGYILTALLCVLMKDFTALLVARFLQGVFASGARLVAVSVVRDLYAGRQMAGFMSLVMTIFMIVPMIAPAIGQVILFVAPWQWIFGVLALFGGALLVWTWMRLPETLGEDSRTPLNLGSAFRSYLAVGRSRVTFGYMCASGIIFGALFSFIGSSEQVFRDVFGQEESFAFWFAGIAAALAAANFLNSRVVERIGMRRMSHGAMVFFLIMSSALVVITLLFGESLYWFFPMFALTFACFGLMGANFSALAMEPLGKIAGTASAAYGFATTTVSSLLGMAIGSFYNGSTLPLMIGFVCLGLGSLMVVLLTEKGQLFSSR; encoded by the coding sequence ATGCCCGACAGCGAAATGCCATCCTCCCAGCCCCGCATTGTGACGGGTGCCCATGGCCGTTCCGTTCCGGGGCGGACGGAGATGGTGATCATGGTCGCCGCCCTGATGGCGCTTAACGCGCTGGCCATCGACATCATGCTGCCGGCGCTGGGGGAGATCGCGGCCTCGCTCGGCCTGTCCGACAGTGCGCCCGGCGACGCCAACCGGCAACAGATGATCGTTTTTGCCTACATTCTCGGCTTCGGGGCGCCCCAGCTTTTCTGGGGACCGGTGTCGGACCGGTTCGGTCGCCGGCTCCCGCTGTTCATCAGCCTGTCCGGATACATCCTGACTGCCCTGCTCTGTGTCCTGATGAAGGATTTCACGGCCCTTCTGGTTGCGCGCTTCCTGCAGGGAGTGTTTGCGTCCGGCGCACGTCTCGTGGCGGTGTCCGTCGTTCGAGACCTGTATGCCGGCCGCCAGATGGCCGGCTTCATGTCCCTGGTCATGACCATATTCATGATCGTGCCCATGATCGCGCCGGCGATTGGCCAGGTCATCCTGTTCGTGGCGCCCTGGCAGTGGATTTTCGGCGTGCTGGCCCTGTTTGGCGGGGCACTGCTTGTCTGGACGTGGATGCGCCTTCCAGAGACACTGGGAGAGGATTCGCGCACGCCGCTCAACCTTGGGTCCGCATTCCGTAGCTATCTGGCTGTCGGCCGCAGCCGCGTGACCTTTGGCTATATGTGCGCGTCCGGCATCATATTCGGGGCATTGTTCTCCTTCATCGGATCCTCCGAACAGGTTTTCCGCGATGTGTTCGGACAAGAGGAATCCTTTGCGTTCTGGTTTGCGGGCATTGCGGCCGCGCTGGCCGCAGCCAATTTCCTGAATTCGCGCGTCGTGGAACGGATCGGCATGCGCCGCATGAGCCATGGGGCCATGGTCTTCTTCCTGATCATGTCGTCTGCACTGGTCGTCATCACGCTTCTGTTCGGCGAAAGCCTCTACTGGTTCTTCCCGATGTTTGCGCTGACCTTTGCCTGTTTCGGCCTGATGGGCGCAAACTTCTCGGCGCTGGCAATGGAGCCGCTCGGCAAGATTGCGGGCACGGCGTCTGCCGCCTATGGGTTCGCCACCACAACCGTGTCCAGCCTGCTCGGCATGGCCATCGGCAGCTTTTACAATGGCTCGACACTGCCCCTGATGATCGGCTTTGTCTGTCTTGGTCTCGGATCCCTGATGGTCGTGCTGTTGACGGAGAAGGGACAGCTGTTCAGCTCCCGCTAG
- the rimK gene encoding 30S ribosomal protein S6--L-glutamate ligase, whose translation MPHSKPFELGWEEWLALPDLGLPAIKAKVDTGARTSALHASIIEPFGPSDAPQVRFLIQPDPNNPALEVTCSAPVVDRRDVTSSNGETELRYVIQTDVDMGGRRWPIQLTLTNRESMSYRMLFGRGAIQPDMIVDANASFRQPKLDFAAYSGLPKKKPVKRPLRIALLTREPKNYSSQRLIEAAQARGHVIEAIDTARCYMQIGTTHPEVHYDGKALPRYDAVIPRIGAGITDYGLAVLRQFSNTGAFCLNGASSIGHSRDKLMAHQLLARAKIDMPVTAFAHSPKDTKDLISLAGGAPVVVKLLSSTQGKGVVLAETRKAAESLIDAFRGLDANFLVQEFVEEAAGTDVRAFVIGNKVVGAMKRQAQKGEFRSNLHRGGTASTIKLTRQERDTAREAAKVMGLRVAGVDLLQTDNGPKVLEVNSSPGLEGIESSTGKDIAGLIIEHLESQVRPLSRVREPATRRKRAP comes from the coding sequence ATGCCCCATTCCAAACCTTTTGAACTCGGCTGGGAAGAGTGGCTCGCGCTGCCCGATCTCGGCCTGCCAGCCATCAAGGCGAAGGTGGATACCGGCGCGCGGACATCTGCGCTGCATGCCAGCATCATCGAGCCCTTCGGCCCGTCGGATGCGCCGCAGGTGCGCTTCCTGATCCAGCCGGACCCGAACAATCCGGCGCTGGAGGTGACCTGTTCGGCGCCTGTCGTCGATCGGCGTGACGTGACCAGTTCAAACGGCGAAACCGAGCTGCGCTATGTGATCCAGACCGATGTGGACATGGGTGGCCGGCGCTGGCCGATCCAACTGACCCTGACCAATCGGGAGAGCATGTCCTATCGTATGCTGTTCGGGCGCGGCGCGATCCAGCCGGACATGATTGTGGATGCCAATGCCTCCTTCCGCCAGCCGAAGCTGGACTTTGCCGCCTATTCCGGCCTGCCCAAGAAGAAGCCGGTCAAACGGCCCCTTCGGATCGCGCTGCTGACCCGGGAACCGAAGAACTATTCCAGCCAGCGCCTGATCGAGGCCGCACAGGCCAGGGGGCATGTCATCGAAGCGATCGACACGGCCCGCTGCTACATGCAGATCGGCACGACGCATCCGGAAGTGCATTATGATGGCAAGGCGCTGCCGCGCTATGACGCCGTCATTCCGCGGATCGGGGCCGGCATCACGGATTACGGCCTGGCTGTGCTGCGGCAATTCTCGAACACGGGCGCCTTCTGCCTCAACGGGGCCAGTTCGATCGGCCATTCGCGCGACAAGCTGATGGCGCACCAATTGCTGGCCCGCGCCAAGATCGACATGCCGGTGACCGCCTTTGCCCACAGCCCGAAGGACACCAAGGATCTGATCTCGCTGGCCGGCGGCGCGCCGGTTGTCGTGAAGCTGCTTTCGTCCACGCAGGGCAAGGGCGTGGTGCTGGCCGAGACCCGCAAGGCCGCCGAAAGCCTGATCGATGCCTTCCGGGGCCTGGACGCGAACTTTCTGGTGCAGGAATTCGTCGAGGAAGCCGCAGGCACGGATGTGCGCGCCTTCGTGATCGGCAACAAGGTTGTCGGCGCAATGAAACGCCAGGCGCAGAAGGGGGAGTTCCGCTCCAACCTGCATCGTGGCGGCACGGCCTCGACCATCAAGCTGACGCGGCAGGAACGCGATACCGCCCGGGAGGCCGCCAAGGTGATGGGCTTGCGTGTGGCGGGCGTTGACCTTCTGCAGACAGATAACGGACCGAAAGTCCTGGAGGTGAATTCCTCCCCCGGCCTCGAAGGCATTGAATCCTCGACCGGCAAGGACATTGCCGGCCTGATCATCGAACATCTGGAAAGCCAGGTCCGGCCTCTTTCGCGGGTGCGCGAACCCGCGACCCGGCGGAAGCGGGCCCCCTAG